In the Malaclemys terrapin pileata isolate rMalTer1 chromosome 12, rMalTer1.hap1, whole genome shotgun sequence genome, one interval contains:
- the MOCS3 gene encoding adenylyltransferase and sulfurtransferase MOCS3, which produces MALSEAARLRAEIDRREQELRALQGQLAAVLAREAAEEPAAGPELPPLEARASLSPAEILRYSRQLVLPELGVRGQLRLSRCAVLVVGCGGLGCPLAQYLAAAGIGRLGLVDHDVAEMSNLHRQVLHGEAREGLPKALSAAATLRQLNSTVQYVPYHLALSPSTALELVRQYDVVADCSDNVPTRYLVSDACVLARKPLVSASALRLEGQLVVYNYQGGPCYRCLFPKPPPPETVTNCADGGVLGVVPGIMGCIQALEVLKIASGIGSTFNQFMLMFDALEGRFRNIKLRPKKPDCAICGDKPTMTSLQDYEAFCGSSATDKCRTLCLLPSEQRISVEEYKKLLDEQVPHILVDVRPQVEVDICYLVHSIHIPLSKLEGKNEECLKFLEKRICEEKQRTNGKMAFPVYVVCKLGNDSQKAVRVLQELSDKELGSILAKDIRGGLMAWASKIDPSFPQY; this is translated from the coding sequence ATGGCTCTGAGCGAGGCGGCCAGGCTCCGGGCCGAGATAGACCGGCGGGAACAGGAGCTGCGCGCCCTGCAGGGGCAGCTGGCCGCGGTCCTGGCGAGAGAGGCCGCTGAGGAGCCGGCGGCGGGGCCGGAGCTGCCCCCCTTGGAGGCGAGGGCCTCCCTGAGCCCGGCGGAGATCCTGCGCTACAGCCGGCAGCTGGTGCTTCCCGAGCTGGGAGTGCGAGGGCAGCTGCGCCTGTCCCGCTGCGCCGTGCTGGTGGTGGGCTGCGGCGGGCTGGGCTGCCCCCTGGCCCAGTATTTGGCGGCCGCCGGCATCGGCCGCTTGGGGCTGGTAGATCACGATGTGGCGGAGATGAGCAACCTGCACCGGCAGGTCCTGCACGGGGAAGCTAGGGAAGGGCTGCCTAAGGCCCTGTCTGCAGCTGCCACCCTTCGGCAGCTGAACTCCACGGTGCAGTATGTGCCCTACCACCTGGCCCTGAGCCCAAGCACTGCCCTGGAGCTGGTCCGGCAGTACGACGTGGTGGCCGACTGCTCAGACAACGTCCCCACCAGGTACCTGGTCAGTGATGCTTGTGTCCTCGCTAGGAAGCCGCTTGTATCAGCCAGTGCTCTCcggctggaggggcagctggtCGTGTACAACTACCAAGGGGGACCCTGCTACCGTTGTCTCTTCCCAAAGCCTCCTCCACCGGAGACAGTGACCAACTGTGCGGATGGGGGAGTCCTGGGCGTTGTGCCAGGCATCATGGGGTGCATCCAGGCCTTGGAGGTGCTGAAGATAGCTTCAGGGATAGGTTCTACCTTCAACCAGTTCATGCTAATGTTCGATGCCCTTGAAGGCAGATTTCGCAACATCAAGTTAAGACCCAAGAAGCCAGACTGTGCCATTTGTGGTGACAAACCAACTATGACCAGCCTACAGGATTATGAAGCATTCTGTGGTTCATCAGCAACAGACAAGTGTAGAACTTTATGCCTACTGCCAAGTGAACAAAGGATATCTGTCGAGGAGTACAAAAAGCTACTGGATGAGCAAGTCCCTCATATACTGGTAGATGTTCGTCCACAGGTAGAAGTGGACATCTGTTATCTTGTACACTCTATCCATATTCCTTTAAGTAAACTAGAGGGAAAAAATGAAGAATGTTTGAAATTTTTAGAAAAGAGAATATGTGAAGAAAAGCAAAGAACTAATGGCAAAATGGCTTTCCCAGTATATGTTGTTTGCAAACTAGGAAATGACTCCCAGAAAGCTGTGCGAGTTTTACAGGAGTTGTCTGACAAAGAGCTTGGTTCGATATTGGCTAAGGATATCAGAGGGGGGCTTATGGCTTGGGCTAGCAAAATCGATCCATCGTTTCCCCAGTACTAA